DNA from Bos javanicus breed banteng chromosome 1, ARS-OSU_banteng_1.0, whole genome shotgun sequence:
CATCACACCACCAAGGGGGTCTCAGCAACTTCCCAAGGCAGCTCCATCACTACAGCCACACTCCACCCACAGCACCAGAAGAGTGCTGTTAGGAGGTGGCCATGCACCAGAAGAGGACAGGAAATACCTCAGTGGGTCCAGGTGTCTGCCTGGGACGTGAGTGACTGGTCCCCTGACCAGTTGGGAGGAGCCCAAGGTCAGGTGGTATCCAGGTCAGGACACTggtccccgcccccgccctcagCCCTTCGTGGATGGGGGCTTCTGTCCTTACTCTGGATCCTCTAGTTTTCTGGGCAAGAGGACCACTGGGGAGGGGCCGTGTCTCCAGGGGCAGAGCAGTCGCTGGCCCCGGGTTTCCGGTTAGCACTAGGTCCAGGGCCAGCCCACTGCCTAGGATTCAGAGCAAGAGAGCCCTGCAGGCGGGGTGCCACTGAGGGAATGCCAGAGTGGGGGCTGTGTGTGCTTCCACACCCTCTACCTCTGCCAGAGACCTGCACTGGGGCAGCTAGAACAAGACAATGAGAGGGTCCAAGTCACGGCCTCAGGGATGTGGCTGGAAGTCTCAGAAAGGAACAGTTAAGACCTTAAATGCACTTATTTGAAAATCAAGAGTGAAAGTAAATTATCTGAGTTTATGACTCAAAAAGCTCAAAAAATAGCTACAGAATcaacagaggctcagaggctCAGACAGGGGCTCAGACAGGGACTAAATCAGATGTAACCAAAGAGGGAGAAATTAAGAATTGGCATGGTGAATATATTCAAAACTCAATTCTTGAAGAAGAgcaacaaaatcaacaaaacttGGACAAGAGGAAGAGTGAGAGGCCAGGGGAGGGTGTGTGTACTGGTGCGGGGCAGGCGAAACTGCTGCGGAATTCCCAGATCTACTGGACAGGCTGTAGTTTGGGGGTGCTGCTCAGGCCCAGAAATCCAGGAATTCCGGGAAATCCAGGAATCTGGGGGCTTAGAAGGAGCTGAGAATGGCCCAAGCTGCTGAGGATAGTTTTACCATTGACAGTCCATCCATGGAGGCTCTTTGCGAGCTCAGGCCCTGCCTGTGGGGTTCTGGGCAGCAGGTTTTGCCGGGGGTCCTGCGTCTTCTCTCTTTGAGTAGTTCCAGCCCCTGCCCATGAGCAGGCTGCAGTCAGCAGTGCCCTGCAAGCCAAGGGTTCTGGCTTAGGGTTCCCCCAGCTGGGCGATGGCAGGAACTGGGACCAGCAGGGGTCAGTGTGAAGGCCAGAGTTGCTGAGGGTGGAGCTGGGCACGGTGGATGGGAAGGTGGGAGAGCAAGGCGGCAGCACACACTAAGCCAGCCGGCCACACCCCAGAAGGGCCcgtcccaggctcctctgaggcCTCTGCCTGGGGAGGCAGCGTCTGGACCTTAGGATGTTTGTTCATCCCACCACTGTGGCTGTAGCTCCTCCTGGTTCATCCCCAGGGAGACGCACACAGCCCTCACTAACAAAACAACCTGCCTGACGGGGAAGCAATTAACCAGTGGGAGCCTCGTGTTTTGTCCCTTGGGTCAGGAGGCCTGGATTCTGGGTGGATAAATGGGTGAGATAATCGACCTGGAGCCCAATTACAGTTATGAGGACAGCTACAGTGAGTGGGCGGACCACGTGGCCAGGATGGCATTGGAAGGCTGCTGGTGTTTCTGAAAGCAGACTTGTGGTCCAGAGTGGACAGTGAGCCAGGCTCTCACAGGGCCCTGTGGCCTGGGCCTAGCCGGCCACCGTCACCTCCTGCAGTGACTCTGATGTCATCATCCAGTGAGGCCACAGCCCGTGAGGACCAGGAGGACAGCATCATGCCCTAGATggacccatccacccatccatccattgcTGTATTCACCACCCACATGTGTGACCATCTGTGAACACACACGTAGCCAGCACATCCCTGCTTTCTTTTACTGAGGAATTACATGCCCTCAGTTACCTGCACACATCTGCAGCCTAGCAGCTTGGAGGGTTTTTCACTGATGTTGACGACCAGCACCCAGATCATGACACAGAACACCCAGGCCCAGAAGCCCTCTggagccccttcccctccccgccTCTGCCACCGAGGTGTGTTGCCTATTCTGGAACTTTCTATAAAGAGAAATCATAGAGGGAACTCTGAGTGTTTGGCCCTTCCCCTACTGCATAATAATGTCAGGATATATCCACACCCACGCTGTAGTTTTGGGTGGTAATCACATGATTTGTTTAacttaagtatttaaaatattccataattTGGGGGCTCCCCTCTTCagtcagtgtcagactttatttttggggctccaaaatcactacagatggtgactgcagccatgaaattaaaagacgcttactccttggaaggaaagttatgaccaacctagatagcatattcaaaagcagagacattactttgccaacaaaggtctgtctagtcaaggctatggtttttcctgtggtcgtgtatggatgtgagagttggactgtgaagaaggctgagcaccgaagaattgatgcttttgaactgtggtgttggagaagactcttgagagtcccttggactgcagggagatccaaccagtccattctgaaggagatcagccctgggatttctttgaaaggactgatgccaaagctgaaactccaatactttggccacctcatgcgaagagttgactcattggaaaagactctgatgctgggagggattaggggcaggaggagaaggggacaacagaggatgagatggctggatggtatcactgactcgatggacgtgagtctgagtgaactccaggagtttgtgatggacagggaggcctggcgtgctgcgattcacggggtcgcagagagtcggacacgactgagcgactgatctgatctgatctcttcaGTCTACTATATAATAAAAACATTGCTGCAGTTTCATGGCTCATCTTACTTTAATCTCTTAAAAGACACTTGACAGTACGATTTGAGGGGTTCCTACACATGTAGACGTCCACTGCATGGCCACTACATGGCCAGGGGAGAGCATGCCCTCAAGGCTCCCACCCTATTTGGGAAGCAGGGTGAGCTGACATGACCCCTGGGGACTGTGACGAGAAATGATAGTCGATACCACACCCTAAAGCGATCGTGACACAGCAGAGTCTCAGCTAAGAGTTAACTACACAGAGAAAATGGGCTCATAAAATACTCAATCCAAAAGAAggtaggaaaagaggaaaagggaacagaGCCGAGGGACAAATGGGGTAGAAATGGGACAGACGGAAGCTCATCACCCCGCGGATGTGGGTGGCCAGAGCCAGGATGTCACCTACACCACCAGACTTGTGTGACCCCATTTCCCACTGTGCCCAGGTCTGTTCCAGGACCCCACATCCCATGCAGTTGCTATTTTCCCTTAGTCTTTTCCAGTTTGTAACAGTGAGTCAGTCTTTTCTCATCTTTCCATTTTGGAACTGATCAGTCACTTTGTAAAATGCCTTTCAATTTGGGTGTGTCTGGTGTGTTCTTTTAATTGGAAAGAGATCGTGCCTTTTTGGCAAGAATACCACAGAAGAGATGTGTCTTTCTCAGTCCATGTATCAGGAGCTACATGATGCCAGCCTGTCTTGTTACTGATGATATTAACCTTAGTCACATACATAAGGTAGTTTCTGCTGTGTTTCTTCACTGTAAATCTATTATTTCTCCCTTAGCAGTTCATAAATATATTGAGGATGATACTTTGATTCTATGGAAATCCTTAAGGAAACTAAATATAAAGAcataggagggaggagggataaatcgGGAGATTAGGATAAAATAGGTAACTATGCAGATATacactataatatataaaatagataactaataagaacctggtGTACAGcacaggttgttgttcagttgctcagtcacgtccaactctttgttaccccatggactgcagcatgccaggcttccctgtccttcaccatctcctgaagcttgctcaaactcagatccattgagtcggtgatgcaatccaaacttctcatcctctgtcatctgccgggagccggcatattgcatattgagtgcatattgcatattgagtgcagcactttccacagcatcatctttcaggatctggaatagctcaactagaattctatcatggccgggagccagcgtgaggagctccacccatgacaaaggtcatgaggaaggaggctcaacatacacaaaggcgggattgagcctcaggagtccccctggaaatttttgagcatctacccccaaaaccagagtctgcctactttctgctttgtgctttcacctacacctctgactttacggggggctgtcccccactacctctctctgaaaaagagttagcttacagctccagttaataattcctgggtgtgacagtgtttcaacctacaaactcctttgaaagtcctctagcctgcctgaataggttttttccggccacatgtgattgttcagagtctcccaactgtgagaggcaggagatgttctaaactgtctaaacacagattcctttgagtagttaaaagattgattagaaattgtattggtgaagggtttttcatttgttgggccaatgtttgctgctaagtctccatatcccttaccttctgtgtccttggcagtgtattgattgatataatgggtgtatagaaatgtaagtagtagcctcaatgtttgtaaccttggacccttgagttaattcttttcttgattgagcccacctcaactttgccctataggaatgcaactttatccaatgctttttggaggctggtgcctgactttagaataatcacctttagagaaaaataagtttcttaaaatgttaacaggcctcctggccagaagatgatgtaaatcacctaaactttgcatatgataagtttgaaagcctggcttcgattaggatcaggaactgctgtccttgcatgactctaccccttcccccattatcctctatgcacaacttaaggtataaaactactttggaaaataaagtatgccCCTTTTTTGTTCACTGAAATTTGGTCTctccatgtcgttctttctttcaccttctagctgaatttttcctctgaggcggggaagctcgtcaagcctgctaattttgcctgggcttctaagatctgaccggggaggccttagtgtctcctctcctttgggagaacgggaggacgcctgcggccttcgtaggtgatgtaaattccctgctttggaattttattcagcctcttttcttcactgaatttcttcgctgagctatccttatttcaccactctttatatccttaataaacgtttaattaagcagttgtttcctgattttCGCCcatgccgtccccgcttcgaattccctggatccaccggggctagACCCTGGCAGTCGTTCTCTCAGCACactcagttatctattttatcctaatctcccaatttaatcagcacagggaactctactcaattctctgcaatggcctatatgggaaaaacattcttttaaaaaaaaaacagacataagtatatgtataactgattcactttgctgtatacttgaatccaacacagcattgtaaattgaccacactccaataaattttttttaaaaaagacacaggAAAGCAAAAAGAGTGGAGGAAGGTAACTCATCTTTTGATGTTAATCCATCAAAAAAGAGACTTGGAGCGGCTACTAATGTCAGAAAAGTAGAATTCAGGGCAAAGAATCTGGGGATAAGGAGGCTCTTTTCATAATGACAAAGTGGTTAATTAATCAAGAGGACAAACTAATCTGAATATAAAGCTTCAAAACGCATGAAACAAAAACCTGATAGAACTTCAAAGAGTAACAGACAGATCTCAGGAACCTCAGTACACCTCTCTCAATTATTAGGTAGCAAGTAGATGGAAAATAAGtaatcactgaagtgacttagcagtagcagcagcagcagtaattgaAGGAAGCTTCCTTATACTGATAAGGACAGCTGCAAAACCCTATAGTCAACATTATTCCTAATGGTGAAAGATTGAATGTTTGCCCCTAGGGTCCAGAGGAACAAGATATCTGCTCTCACTCCTCCTTTTCATTATTGAACTAGGGCTCTAGCCAGTGCAATTAGGCATGAAAATGAAGTAAAAGACATTCAGACTGGGAACAAAAGTGTAATACTCTTTTTACTTATAGATAACACAATTGTGTTCATGTATGCAGAAAATCTTAAGGTGTCTACTAAAAGGGTGTCTACTAATTAGTTCTAGTAACTAATAAGTGAGTTTAGCAAAATCCAGATCAGTATGCAAATGccaattttatttccatatattagCTTTTAACAAAGATACGTTgaatttaaaataccatttacagtaacattaaaaaatgagataaatctGACAAAAGATGTGTGAAaccaaaaactacaaaacacatatgaaagaaataaaagaagctcGAAATGagaagatataccatgttcatagaatGGAATacacaatattgtcaagatgttaATTCTCTTAAACTGATTtgtagattcaatacaatcccaaACAAAATCCCAGTAAACTCTTTTGGTAGAATTTgtcaagctgattctaaaattcatgagGCAAAGCAAAGAGTCCTGGATGACCAAAAGAACTTTATGGAAGAACAAAGTTAGAAGATTTATATTACTTGGCTTCAAGAATTACTGTAAAGCTTAAGTAATGAAGACAGCTTGGAACATTtacataaaaatagacaaataaaccAACTGAATATAGAAAGTACAGAACAGACTCATACAAATACAGACctctgattttcaacaaagatgcGGAGATAATTCAGTAGAAAaaggatcattaaaaaaaatagtcctgGAAAACTAGACATCTATTtgcacaaaaaataaacttcaaatcgTATCTCACACCAAATGCAAAATGTAAGTGCAATATGTAAGATTTGTTACTTATGACACCAGAAGGAtgagccataaaaatgaaaacattgatACACTGAACTGCATCAgaattaaaaatttctctttgaaaacttttaacaaaatgaaaagaaaatccacaGAATCAGAGGAATATATATAAACCACATGTCTGGTAAAGGAtttatatccagaatacataaggaattctcaaaattcaacaataagaaaacaactcaattaaaagaGGGTATGAGATTTGAACAAAACACTTCCATAAAGAAGatagacagaaaacaaacagataaagACATTCAAGTTCTGagtgaaatacaaattaaaaccacaatgaaatgtaCTCCTACACACTTATTAGAATCTCTAAAAACAGTGACCATACCAAATCCTGGTGCTGCTCTGGAGCATACAAACAGGAATGTAAAATTGTACAATcactttggcagtttcttagaaGTTAAACATAAGCCACCATAAGAGCCAGCCAgtccactcctagatatttatCTGAGAAAGCAAGAGTATTTGTCCAAACAACGATTGTACACAGTGTTCATATCATCTCTGGTTGTAATAgcagaaaactggaaacaacccagatctCCACAAGCAGATGAGTGGAtacacaaactgtggaacattcatGCAATGCCTCATTACTCAGCACTAAAAGGAATAACCACTGATAAATGCACCAGCATCCGGAGAACCCAAAGTAATCACTCTGAGTGAAAGAATCtacgattccatttatataaattacaGGAAATGCAAACTGATGTAGTGACAGAGTCGGTCTGTGCTTGCCTGGTGATGGGCATCAGAGGGGATGGATTGAAAAGGTGAAATTTTGGAGTattttgtggtgatggtttcacggGTGTATACAAACGTCAAAACGTATCAAGTTTGAATATGTGTTTGATCGTATAACAATTACACCACAATCaagttgtcattaaaaaaaaatccctaagaaTGGCTCAGGTCGAGTTTAAAAGGCTCGATCCCCGCATTCTCTACGCTCCTCGGAATGTCCATGCAAGGTCCCTAAGAcgcggggaggaggggtgggagtggggatatGGGGGTTAGGCAGAAAGAGACTCAGGGGGACTGAGGCCTAACCCCATTAACGCTTTGGCTGCCGCTGGCACCAGACCTGCGAGGGAGGCTCAGCAGGGTCGCACTGACCCAAGGGTCTCCAACCTCCCTGCTGGCACCTCCATCCCCGATCACATTATCCCTTCCACCGCCTTCATGGCCCCCAACCTGGGGGCCAGGGACGGGGTTGGACTTGGGCAGGGGCGGGGCTCTATCGCCCCCACGGCCCCGCCCAGATCCCAAGAGACACACTCCCATCTAAAACCCTGCTCCCAGGTCCGCTCCACGCCTTCCcacaggccccgcccccaggccccgcCCAAGGCTCCGCCCCTCGCCTTTACGACTCGCGTTGTCCAGGCAGCGTCCTGCACACAGGCTCCGCCCGTGCCCCGCCCCTAAGTCTCAGGCCCCGCGTCGTCCAGGCCCCGCCCCGTACCACAGCTCCGCCCTCAGACCCCGCCCAGGCCCGCCCCACCCGCCTCTCGCCCGCAGGCACCGCCCCACGAGCTCAGGCCGAGCCGCGTGTCTCCCGAGCGGCCGCGGACGTGGGCTCAGGCCTCGGGATAGCGGCCGCTCTCGGGCGTGGCGCTGGGTCGGCTCCGAGCGGCAGAGATCCTCAAGCACAGCAGTCTCCTGTCGAGGCCGCGCAGGTAAAGGCCCCGCCCTACCCCAGAGCTTGGACACCCTGCCCCCGTCCATCCTCCTCCCTGGAATCCCGGGGGTCCCTAGGGTCTGGGGCCCGGGAGTCCCTATGTCCGATATCCGGGGTCCCCGGGGCCCGAGCCCCGCCTGCCCAGGCCCCGCGCGGCCCCGCCACTCCACGCCCAGGGCttggcttttctcttttctcattttctctttttcaaacatAATTGAAATAAAAGGCGCCCGGGCGGGTAGTTGTTCCCTATAGGACCGATAGAGAAGagctttaatattaataattgtcAGAGGCATTGTCACGATTAGCAAAGTGCTGAGCTTCTTCTGACAGCAGCCTAGCCCCAAGGCGATGAGACTGCTTGCCTGGTTCTCAGGCGCCGCCAACCATCACCCGTACATTCCAGTTTCTTAAGAAAGCCCTGCAGCCCCAGTCTTCCTGCTTTCCAGCCTTGAGCTGCTAGAAAGGAGTGGACTCCCGATACCGGGTGCTGTCCAAGCCATAGACTCCCCCCAAGGGTGTGCGGTGGGTGTGTCCAGGGCAGGGTGGAGGCGGTAAATCACAGGGACCCCCTCTGGTCAAGAGTGTCTGGAAGTCAGAGTGTGCCCTCAGGTCCCCAGATGAACCACGGCCAGCAATGCTGATTGCTCCTCTCTTTTAGAGCCAAAAGAGGACACCGGGCATGTGAGGGAAGAGAGTTTACATCTACGCGATGGTCCTTGCACAGCGACGACCAGGCCATGGGGCAGCGTGTAACCTGCAGCCCTGAGTGACAGCAGCATCCTGTCTGTCCCCAGATGGTCAGCATGGGCCCAACAGGCAGGCAAAGCCCCTCCTCCCTGCCGGTCCCTGCAGGAGGGCCCTGCCTGctcctgctcttctgcctgaggCTAGGTGCCTCTTGCCCACAAAACTGCCAGTGCCCTGACCACGCGGGGGCGGTGGCTGTCCACTGCAGTGCGAGGGGCCTGCAGGAGGTCCCCAGGGACATCCCCGCAGACACTGTGCTCCTGAAGCTTGATGCCAACAAGATCGCCCGCATCCCCAACGGGGCCTTCCAGCACCTGCACCAGCTGAGAGAGCTGGACCTGTCACAGAACGCCATCGAGACCATCGGCCCCGCCGCCTTTTCAGGCCTCGCCGGGGGCCTGCGGCTGCTGGACCTATCTCACAACCGCCTCCGGAGGATCCCCAAGGACGCGCTGGGCAAGCTCAGCGCCAAGATCCGCCTGGCGCACAACCCGCTGCACTGCGAGTGCGCCCTGCAAGAGGCCCTGTGGGAGCTGAAGCTGGACCCCGACTCAGTGGACGAGATCGCCTGCCACACCTCGGTGCAGGAGGAGTACGTGGGGAAGCCACTGATCCAGGCCCTCGACTCTGGCGTCAGCTTCTGCAGTGTCCACCACAAGACCACCGATGTGGCCATGCTGGTCACCATGTTCGGCTGGTTCGCCATGGTGATCACCTACGTTGTGTACTACGTGCGGCAGAACCAGGAGGATGCCAGGAGGCACCTGGAGTACCTCAAGTCCCTGCCCAGCACCCCCATGTCCAAGGACCCCACCAGCTCTGTGCCCTAGTGCCCACCCGCTTCCTGCTGCTGCCGTGGCAGATGGGACTGGCTCTGCCCCCGGTGTCCCTCAGGGAGGTGGTGATGTGGCTGCTTCTGCCCAGTGCTCCACTCCCACAGAGCATTTTCCTTCAGGTCCAGCAGTTTATCCACCTGACACACTGATGGATGCGGAAACGGGCTCAGAGAAATGGGAGGTCTGGGGCAAGAAGTGGTCCACTCAGGACGTAAAGCCAGGCAGTCCATCTAATGTGTTCCTTCCACTCTGGGAGCCTGTCCCACGGGGTGCCCATAGGGTGGACAAGCATTCAGGGACAAAAGAGGGCCTGCCTGTGAGTGAGGCTCCCCAAGGAGGTGGGGTGCAGCTTGTCAGTTGAAGGTTCGGGTCATCTACACTGTGGAGCTGGTTTGCCTCTGCTTCCCCAGTATGTCCCAAACAGATCTGACCACAGACTCCCTGCAGAGCCAAGTGGTAGAGACCAGGTTTTTCTAGAGAGGTAAGTGGAACGTGTAACCTTTGAACAACTCTTGTTTATTCTCAGAGTGTTTGTTAAGAGTAACACGTACCAAAGTTCAGTCCAgcgagaaggaaaaaaaaaaaaatcaaaaccccccaaaataacTAAACCACGGAGAGAACCTGAGACAGGTCCAGCGAGGCTCACGGGAAGCCGTGTCAGCAGCCAGACAAGGGTAGCCCTGCCCGACTCCTGCCCTGCGGGCTGTGTCCCGCCAGGGAGCCCATTATCGGGGGTCGCCACGTGCCTTGCTTTTCTACTCGCCGAAGCAGCTCCTTTCCAGTGGTCAAGAGCCAAAGGGAGGACCAATGTCTGATGCTTCAAGGCGGGCTGCTTCCTCTCTCCAGGAACAGgaactctctctctccttctcagcTTTGCTGCCAGGAATCTCAGAGCGACTTTACTGCTCGGTTTTCCTATCTGATTCATGTTCAGGGTAGACCTTACCTCCACCTACGAACCCCAACTCtgtctttccagttttattttttaacggCCTTTTTGTATGagtgtttatattttaaactacTTCAGATATTTTGAGGGTGAGCAAACTACGGGTACACTGCTCGTGGATCTGAGGTATAAAGGACAGGAAGGGCAAAGGTGTATGAAGGTCTGTACTGGGAAAGCGTCGCATGACTGGCCACGGAAAGCACATTTACGCGTGGATGCAGAGACGCGGTGCCCGCAGCCGAGGgaccagaagcagcagcagaaacctGAAAAGCACATCTGAGCAAGGTCATGACTTTTTAGTTGTGGTGCGTTAAAGAAATGACCAGCAGATGCCAACCTTCGTCCACACCCCAGCACCCCGCCTGCCCTTGCTGGGGGCACAGCGAGCACCGTGTGAACAGGGGGCTCCATGCTGAGCGTGGGGTGGGCACCTCTCTGCCCGCTGCACACTAGGGTgcggggtggagggcagggctcAGACGGTGCTCCGAATGACCCCAATCCTCAGGAAACTGATGGCCTGCCCACTCTTCCGGTGACCGCTAAAGCCGAGAAGCCAGCCTGGGCGCCAGTCCACCTGTGGGACAGACGCCATGGGTGTAGGTGAGTGTGGGCCGACTGACCGGGGGACACAGGCTCCGTGGGTGAATTGGGCCCCCTCCCGCATCCATCCCGGGGTGCACACAGCGGGGAGGGGTCCTGCCACACAAGGAGCTCGTCACCCCACAGGTTTGTGGACGTGACcctgggtccctgggtcagggggaGAGAGGGAATTGAGGCCTGGATGGAGGTGGGGACAGATGTCAGGGTCCTGCTGCCTCGGCTCAGGTGCTGCAGGGGCCAGTCAGCCTGGGCACCTCCAGGCCCTTTCCTTGCTGCTCTCACCTGGAAGCAGCCCAGAGCCTCATGCCCCCAGCTGCTCTTCTGGGGACACACGGGGCACATGCAGGGCTTTCCCTCACCCTTTGCTGCTGCCCGGCGCCCAGTGTCCTGTCAGCTTTCCCCCAGGTGTGGGCCTGCTGGCTCTTGTCCACACAGCTGGGAAGAGGAAGTGGGGCCAGGACTCCAGAACACCCCAGAAGGGCCCTCTCCCTCTTGTCCTGAGCCCAGCAGCAGGGGGCTACCAGGCCCTCCTGGCCTTTCTGGGCTTCTCAGCCTTCGTGCAGTCTCCTGGCAGAGGGTACCTCCCTCCCAAGACCACTAGGATCCCACCTCCAGGAGCGGAAACTCCTTCCTGCTCGCCGGAGCGCCTGTTGGCCCTGGGCTCTCCTGGGAACCCAGCCCTCCCCTCGCCCCTTGCCCCCTTGTTTCTCTGTTTGTCCCTCTCCTCCTTAAGGGACTCCTGCAGATGACACCCAGCGTCTCTTGCTGCCATGTGTGAGCCTCGACACCCCACCACCTCCATGGGCCCTCGGACtggcctcccacccccacctcagtaCCCTGAGCAAGCATCTGCCTGTCTCCTAGTTCTGCAGAGGCCAGGGTTCAGCCAGCCCAGTCGAGGGGACCAGGGTTGATAGTGGTGGGGACATGGCAAAGGGGGGGCCTCAGTCAGGTGGCAGGGAGGCAGCAGCCCTTGTGGGGTGTGGGTGGACCCCAGCTTTCGTCACAGTCAGTCCACAAAGAGCCATCTGCATACAACCCTGCTCAGCCCTGTCCACCAAGCCCCTCCTTCCTTGGGAAGCAGCTCTTCACAGGGTCTGGGGGTCAGGGCGGGATGATTTCAGGGGAGTTTATGCGGCTGAGGATGGCATGAGCAGACTGGCCCAACAGCCACCTCAGCTGGGCCTGTCTTCCTTCTCACAGGAGTTGGGGTCTTGATTCTGGGAGGCCTAAGGgcagaggaaaggggaggagcAGCCCCCCGGGAGCCCGGTCCTCTTGCCCACCACTCTGGACTGGGGTGGGACTTCATGCTGGCTTGGTCCCCGGCCTCAGCATGGACAGTCCCCTTGGAAACCAGAGCCCCACCCTTGACCTTGACCCTGACCCTAGGCAGGGATCCCCACACTCGCAGCCTCCTGATGAGCCCTGACAGTCCTCTTTGGACTTTGGGACCCCAGGCTCTTTCGGGTGGTCCAGCAGTTGGGGATGAGCAGGTGTACTGTGAGCCCACAGCAGAGCCACTGGGACACAGGCTGTCCCTGGCATGGAGCCACCTTTCCGGGACCTCTGGTGGGCACAGCAGCAATGGTGGGCACAGGCCTGGGGCACTCCCAGAGCACCGTCCTGGGGCGGCACTGTGCACCTGCCCTGCTGGCCACCTGCCTGCCCGGCACTCCCCGGGCTCCCTTGCAGCGGGTTCTCCAGGATCCTGGCCTGAGTTCTGGAGAGCAGGCCCAGTGGACCATGGAGGAG
Protein-coding regions in this window:
- the LRRC3 gene encoding leucine-rich repeat-containing protein 3 encodes the protein MVSMGPTGRQSPSSLPVPAGGPCLLLLFCLRLGASCPQNCQCPDHAGAVAVHCSARGLQEVPRDIPADTVLLKLDANKIARIPNGAFQHLHQLRELDLSQNAIETIGPAAFSGLAGGLRLLDLSHNRLRRIPKDALGKLSAKIRLAHNPLHCECALQEALWELKLDPDSVDEIACHTSVQEEYVGKPLIQALDSGVSFCSVHHKTTDVAMLVTMFGWFAMVITYVVYYVRQNQEDARRHLEYLKSLPSTPMSKDPTSSVP